Proteins found in one Asterias rubens chromosome 12, eAstRub1.3, whole genome shotgun sequence genomic segment:
- the LOC117297493 gene encoding mpv17-like protein 2 isoform X1, translating to MIGIIRHFTRRMFSPKYLLVTNTVSSGLLLSLGDVLQQCNERRIARKNVLLKVNAASATGTVDHIGSDNVGTPVPAFNWTRTGRMLTIGILLGPLNHYWYLGLDRFLPGIKGRTIAKKILLDEIIASPVMTSIFFVGMGLLEGKTWAESVNVLKKKFLTVYMIDWCFWPACQAINFAFVPTHLRVVYVNCVTLVWDTFLSFVIHTFKEQ from the exons ATGATTGGTATAATTCGCCACTTCACGAGGCGGATGTTTTCACCGAAATATCTGCTCGTCACGAACACTGTTTCCAGCGGGTTGCTGCTGTCTCTCGGTGACGTGTTGCAACAGTGCAACGAGCGGAGAATCGCCAGAAAGAACGTTTTATTAAAAGTGAATGCTGCCTCGGCCACTGGGACTGTCGACCATATAGGAAGTGATAATGTAGGTACTCCGGTACCTGCTTTTAACTGGACTCGAACAG GTCGCATGCTGACAATAGGAATTCTTTTAGGGCCGTTGAATCACTACTGGTATCTAGGACTGGATAGGTTTCTGCCGGGCATCAAGGGAAGAACTATCGCCAAGAAAATCCTTCTTGATGAAATCATTGCTTCGCCTGTTATgacatcaatattttttgtgG GTATGGGTCTACTGGAAGGAAAAACCTGGGCAGAGAGTGTCAACGTTTTGAAGAAGAAATTTTTAACTGTTTACATG ATCGATTGGTGTTTTTGGCCGGCATGTCAAGCAATCAACTTTGCCTTTGTGCCCACGCATCTCAGGGTGGTCTATGTCAACTGCGTAACTCTGGTGTGGGATACATTCTTATCATTCGTCATTCACACATTCAAAGAACAATGA
- the LOC117297493 gene encoding mpv17-like protein 2 isoform X2, with product MIGIIRHFTRRMFSPKYLLVTNTVSSGLLLSLGDVLQQCNERRIARKNVLLKVNAASATGTVDHIGSDNVGTPVPAFNWTRTGRMLTIGILLGPLNHYWYLGLDRFLPGIKGRTIAKKILLDEIIASPVMTSIFFVGMGLLEGKTWAESVNVLKKKFLTVYMVDICVWPPVQAVNFFFVPPNLRVIYVNVFILLWDVFLSFINHN from the exons ATGATTGGTATAATTCGCCACTTCACGAGGCGGATGTTTTCACCGAAATATCTGCTCGTCACGAACACTGTTTCCAGCGGGTTGCTGCTGTCTCTCGGTGACGTGTTGCAACAGTGCAACGAGCGGAGAATCGCCAGAAAGAACGTTTTATTAAAAGTGAATGCTGCCTCGGCCACTGGGACTGTCGACCATATAGGAAGTGATAATGTAGGTACTCCGGTACCTGCTTTTAACTGGACTCGAACAG GTCGCATGCTGACAATAGGAATTCTTTTAGGGCCGTTGAATCACTACTGGTATCTAGGACTGGATAGGTTTCTGCCGGGCATCAAGGGAAGAACTATCGCCAAGAAAATCCTTCTTGATGAAATCATTGCTTCGCCTGTTATgacatcaatattttttgtgG GTATGGGTCTACTGGAAGGAAAAACCTGGGCAGAGAGTGTCAACGTTTTGAAGAAGAAATTTTTAACTGTTTACATG GTGGACATCTGCGTGTGGCCTCCTGTCCAGGCtgtaaatttcttttttgttcCGCCCAACCTACGCGTAATCTATGTCAACGTCTTCATCTTGCTGTGGGATGTATTTTTATCGTTCATCAACCACAACTAA